From Pseudomonas sp. StFLB209, a single genomic window includes:
- a CDS encoding TonB-dependent receptor domain-containing protein, whose protein sequence is MPSPFRLRPSAVMMQFALATLVSGQVFAQEQIQEAVETASVISLEDVVVTAAGYEQTVEQAPASITVITGDELRKKSFHDLTDALRDVEGVTVNGSANETDISIRGMPADYTLILVDGKRQSARESRVNGNRGYEQSFIPPAEAIERIEVVRGPMSSLYGSDAIGGVINIITRKVTPEWTGSLTYDYSARQHSDQGNARQTQFFLSGPIMDKLLGLQVWGRYLDRQADDDVEITNGFSKADHKDLTARLAITPNADHDILLEAGATRLKNGDGLSANWSTREQENNRDHWSISHQGRWGWATSDVSLAYEKSSREGLASASQSDVLGRKPTVENTVFDAKLVIPTEHNITTVGTQWNDSTVTDWNQGLNDRRNYEYSVVQKALFAENEWSVTDAFTLTTGLRMDHHEQYGVHFSPRVYGVWNATDEWTFKGGVSRGFKAPELRAVIQDYAVLRRNTWAMLGNPDLKPETSTNYELSALWSNRDNLSAGATVFYNDFQDKLSTVTTTERWNGYLIMERVNVDKAVIQGLELNGRWDVTDSVALKANFTYTDSEQKSGANAGAPLALTPERKANVRADWQLNDRLSVYAAVNYYGKEYGTTLTEEAAPAYTTGDIGGSFEFSKNLSFNAALQNVADKRLDDETYGTVNYGRTLWASTTVRF, encoded by the coding sequence ATGCCTTCTCCATTCCGTCTGCGGCCTTCGGCTGTAATGATGCAATTCGCCCTGGCCACGCTGGTCAGCGGCCAAGTCTTCGCCCAAGAGCAGATTCAGGAAGCAGTCGAGACGGCCAGCGTGATTTCGCTGGAAGATGTAGTGGTCACGGCGGCGGGTTATGAGCAGACCGTGGAGCAGGCTCCGGCGTCGATCACCGTGATTACCGGCGACGAGCTGCGCAAGAAGTCCTTCCATGACCTGACCGACGCGCTGCGTGATGTGGAAGGCGTGACGGTCAACGGCAGCGCCAACGAGACCGATATTTCGATCCGTGGCATGCCTGCCGACTACACCCTGATTCTGGTCGATGGCAAGCGCCAGAGCGCCCGCGAGTCGCGGGTCAACGGCAACCGTGGGTATGAGCAGAGCTTCATCCCGCCGGCCGAGGCCATCGAGCGGATCGAAGTGGTGCGTGGCCCGATGTCGTCGCTGTATGGCTCGGACGCCATCGGCGGGGTGATCAACATCATTACCCGCAAGGTCACCCCTGAATGGACCGGCTCGCTCACCTACGATTACTCGGCACGCCAGCACAGCGACCAGGGCAATGCCCGGCAGACTCAGTTCTTCCTCAGCGGCCCGATCATGGACAAGTTGCTGGGCTTGCAGGTCTGGGGGCGTTATCTGGACCGTCAGGCTGACGATGACGTCGAAATCACCAACGGTTTCAGCAAGGCCGACCACAAGGACCTGACCGCGCGCCTGGCGATCACTCCGAATGCCGACCACGATATCCTGCTTGAGGCCGGTGCCACTCGTTTGAAGAACGGTGACGGCCTGAGTGCCAACTGGTCGACCCGCGAGCAGGAAAACAACCGTGATCACTGGTCGATCTCGCATCAGGGCCGTTGGGGCTGGGCGACTTCGGACGTGTCGCTGGCCTATGAGAAATCCAGCCGCGAAGGGCTGGCCAGCGCCAGCCAGAGCGACGTGCTGGGCCGCAAGCCGACCGTGGAAAACACCGTATTCGACGCCAAGCTGGTGATCCCTACCGAGCACAACATCACCACGGTCGGCACCCAGTGGAACGACAGCACCGTCACCGACTGGAACCAGGGCCTGAACGACCGCCGCAACTACGAGTATTCGGTGGTGCAAAAAGCGCTGTTCGCTGAAAACGAATGGTCGGTCACCGATGCCTTCACCCTGACCACCGGCCTGCGCATGGACCACCACGAGCAGTATGGCGTGCACTTCAGCCCGCGGGTCTACGGGGTGTGGAATGCCACCGATGAATGGACCTTCAAAGGCGGTGTGTCGCGGGGCTTCAAGGCGCCTGAGCTGCGTGCGGTGATTCAGGACTACGCTGTATTGCGCCGTAACACCTGGGCGATGCTCGGCAACCCGGACCTGAAACCCGAAACCAGCACCAACTATGAGCTGTCGGCGCTGTGGTCGAACCGCGACAACCTGTCGGCCGGCGCCACGGTGTTCTACAACGACTTCCAAGACAAGCTCTCGACGGTCACCACCACCGAGCGCTGGAACGGCTACCTGATCATGGAGCGCGTCAACGTCGACAAGGCGGTGATTCAGGGGCTGGAACTGAACGGCCGCTGGGATGTGACTGACAGCGTGGCGCTCAAGGCCAACTTCACCTACACCGACTCCGAGCAGAAGAGCGGTGCCAACGCCGGGGCACCACTGGCGCTGACCCCGGAGCGCAAGGCCAACGTGCGCGCCGACTGGCAGCTCAACGACCGGCTGAGCGTGTATGCGGCTGTGAACTACTACGGCAAGGAATACGGCACCACCCTGACCGAAGAAGCGGCGCCGGCCTACACCACCGGCGATATCGGCGGCTCGTTCGAGTTCAGCAAGAACCTGAGCTTCAACGCGGCCTTGCAGAACGTCGCTGACAAACGCCTGGATGACGAAACCTACGGCACCGTCAACTATGGCCGGACCTTGTGGGCGAGCACTACTGTGCGGTTCTGA
- the mpl gene encoding UDP-N-acetylmuramate:L-alanyl-gamma-D-glutamyl-meso-diaminopimelate ligase, with translation MHIHILGICGTFMGSLAVLAKELGHRVTGSDANVYPPMSTQLQAQGIELTQGYDPQQLDPAPDLVVIGNALSRGNPAVEYVLNRGLPYVSGPQWLADHVLQGRWVLAVAGTHGKTTTSSMLAWVLEHAGMAPGFLIGGIPQNFTVSARLGDTPFFVVEADEYDSAFFDKRSKFVHYRPRTAILNNLEFDHADIFPDLAAIERQFHHLVRIIPSEGLVIHPTTETALQRVVQMGCWTPVQTTGEGGQWQARLLSEDGSRFEVVFEGQVQGVVDWPLTGQHNVANALATLAAARHVGVVPALGVQALSAFKSVKRRMEVVAEVQGITIYDDFAHHPTAIATTLDGLRKKVGDAPIIAVIEPRSNSMKLGAHRDGLPDSVQQADQVVWYAPPNLGWDLGTTAAECTVPAVVCDSLEAIIARVKSQAQSGTHVVIMSNGGFGGLHGKLAEALQQEPLQ, from the coding sequence ATGCATATTCATATTCTTGGTATCTGCGGTACGTTCATGGGCTCGCTGGCGGTTCTGGCCAAGGAGCTGGGGCATCGGGTGACCGGCTCCGACGCCAACGTCTATCCGCCGATGAGCACCCAGTTGCAGGCACAGGGCATCGAACTGACCCAAGGTTACGACCCGCAGCAGCTCGACCCGGCGCCGGATCTGGTGGTCATCGGCAATGCGCTGTCGCGGGGCAACCCGGCGGTGGAATACGTGCTCAATCGCGGCCTGCCGTACGTCTCAGGCCCGCAATGGCTGGCCGATCACGTGCTGCAGGGCCGCTGGGTACTGGCCGTGGCCGGCACCCATGGCAAGACCACCACCAGCAGCATGCTGGCCTGGGTGCTGGAACACGCTGGCATGGCGCCAGGCTTTTTGATCGGTGGCATCCCGCAGAATTTCACGGTTTCGGCGCGGCTCGGCGATACGCCGTTCTTCGTGGTCGAGGCCGACGAGTACGACAGCGCGTTCTTCGACAAGCGCTCCAAGTTCGTCCATTACCGCCCGCGCACCGCGATTCTCAATAACCTTGAGTTCGATCATGCGGACATCTTCCCGGACCTGGCCGCCATCGAGCGACAGTTCCACCATCTGGTCCGGATTATCCCCAGTGAAGGGCTGGTCATTCACCCGACCACCGAGACGGCTTTGCAGCGCGTGGTGCAGATGGGCTGCTGGACCCCGGTGCAGACCACTGGCGAGGGCGGTCAATGGCAGGCGCGTTTGCTCAGCGAAGACGGTTCGCGCTTTGAGGTGGTGTTCGAAGGCCAGGTACAAGGCGTGGTCGACTGGCCGCTGACCGGTCAGCACAACGTCGCCAACGCCCTTGCCACTCTGGCTGCCGCCCGCCACGTCGGGGTGGTGCCTGCTCTGGGTGTACAGGCGCTGAGCGCCTTCAAGAGTGTCAAACGGCGCATGGAAGTGGTGGCCGAGGTTCAGGGCATTACGATCTACGATGACTTCGCCCACCACCCGACTGCGATTGCCACCACCCTGGACGGTTTGCGCAAAAAGGTCGGTGATGCGCCGATCATCGCGGTCATTGAGCCACGCTCCAACTCCATGAAGCTCGGCGCGCACCGCGATGGTCTGCCAGACAGCGTGCAGCAGGCCGACCAGGTGGTCTGGTATGCGCCGCCGAATCTGGGCTGGGATCTGGGCACTACGGCGGCTGAATGCACGGTGCCGGCGGTGGTCTGCGATTCGCTCGAAGCGATCATTGCGCGGGTTAAAAGCCAGGCCCAGTCCGGAACCCATGTGGTGATCATGAGCAACGGCGGGTTCGGCGGCCTGCACGGCAAACTGGCCGAAGCGCTGCAACAGGAGCCGCTGCAATGA
- a CDS encoding response regulator — MNTAVPLTRPAPRILVVDDHRKIRDPLAVYLRRHQFEVRTAEDAAGMWQLLQQQSFDVVVLDVMLPDGDGFELCQRLHRRDNIPVILLTARDTSADRIRGLDIGADDYVTKPFEPRELVARINSLLRRRGSTAAIPSAAPAGHDTQRHEFAGMSFTASTGTLLRADGTAVRLSTVESRLLGVFLAHPNQVLSRQRLIDLTTRPNHEVFDRAIDRQISRLRRKLNDNPAVPELLRTIWGDGYLLAASVTTHCT, encoded by the coding sequence ATGAACACTGCTGTCCCCCTCACCCGGCCCGCGCCCCGCATTCTGGTCGTCGATGACCATCGCAAGATCCGCGACCCTCTGGCGGTGTATCTGCGTCGTCATCAGTTTGAGGTACGTACTGCCGAGGACGCTGCGGGCATGTGGCAGTTGCTCCAGCAGCAGTCGTTCGATGTCGTCGTGCTGGACGTGATGCTGCCCGATGGCGATGGTTTCGAGCTGTGCCAGCGGCTGCATCGGCGCGATAACATCCCGGTGATTCTGTTGACCGCCCGCGACACCAGCGCCGACCGGATTCGCGGCCTGGACATCGGTGCCGATGATTATGTGACCAAGCCGTTCGAGCCGCGCGAGCTGGTCGCACGAATCAACAGCCTGTTGCGCCGTCGCGGCAGCACTGCGGCCATACCCAGTGCTGCACCTGCCGGTCATGACACCCAGCGGCACGAGTTTGCCGGCATGAGCTTTACCGCCAGCACTGGCACGCTGTTGCGCGCCGATGGCACGGCGGTACGCCTGAGTACAGTAGAGAGCCGTCTGCTCGGCGTGTTTCTCGCCCACCCCAATCAGGTGCTGAGCCGCCAGCGGCTGATCGACCTGACCACCCGCCCGAACCACGAAGTGTTTGATCGCGCCATTGACCGACAGATCAGCCGCCTGCGCCGCAAACTAAACGATAACCCTGCCGTTCCTGAATTGCTGCGCACCATCTGGGGCGACGGTTACCTGCTGGCCGCCAGCGTCACGACGCACTGCACATGA
- the ubiX gene encoding flavin prenyltransferase UbiX: MSGPERITVAVTGASGAQYALRLLDCLVREDREVHFLISKAAQLVMATETDVRLPPKPAMMQAFLTEYTGAEAGQVRVYGRDDWMSPVASGSGSPSAMVVVPCSTGTLSAIATGACNNLIERAADVTLKERRQLILVPREAPYSSIHLENMLKLSNMGAVILPASPGFYHQPQTIDDLVDFVVARILNLLNIPQDMLPRWGEHHMGSDE, encoded by the coding sequence ATGAGCGGCCCGGAGCGCATCACCGTTGCGGTGACCGGCGCCTCCGGGGCGCAGTACGCGCTACGCCTGCTTGATTGCCTGGTGCGTGAAGACCGCGAGGTGCACTTTCTGATCTCCAAGGCCGCGCAACTGGTGATGGCCACCGAGACCGACGTGCGCCTGCCGCCAAAGCCGGCGATGATGCAAGCCTTCCTCACCGAGTACACCGGTGCCGAAGCCGGGCAGGTTCGGGTGTATGGCCGCGATGACTGGATGTCGCCGGTGGCCTCGGGGTCTGGCTCGCCCAGCGCGATGGTGGTGGTGCCGTGTTCAACCGGCACCCTGTCGGCGATTGCCACTGGCGCCTGCAATAACCTGATCGAGCGCGCCGCTGACGTAACCCTCAAAGAGCGCCGCCAGCTGATCCTGGTGCCTCGTGAAGCGCCGTATTCCAGCATTCATCTGGAAAACATGCTCAAGCTGTCGAACATGGGCGCGGTGATTCTGCCGGCTTCGCCGGGCTTCTATCACCAGCCGCAGACCATTGATGATCTGGTGGATTTTGTGGTGGCGCGGATTCTCAACCTGCTCAATATCCCGCAAGACATGTTGCCACGCTGGGGCGAGCATCATATGGGCAGTGATGAGTAA
- a CDS encoding YceK/YidQ family lipoprotein, with amino-acid sequence MSKLALVVLLLGLSGCATVNTLNAAQPGAPLVYAGTRLDLYALQGGCCAQERFGTEAPRYPALDLPASALFDTLLLPLSLLTALGVGSEASGGW; translated from the coding sequence ATGAGTAAGCTGGCCTTGGTGGTGTTGCTGCTCGGTCTGAGCGGCTGCGCCACGGTCAATACCTTGAATGCCGCTCAGCCAGGCGCGCCGCTGGTGTATGCCGGCACCCGCCTGGACCTGTACGCGCTGCAGGGCGGCTGCTGTGCCCAAGAGCGTTTCGGCACTGAAGCACCGCGCTATCCGGCCCTGGACCTGCCGGCCAGCGCGCTGTTCGACACCCTGTTGCTGCCGCTGTCATTGCTGACCGCGTTGGGGGTAGGGTCCGAGGCCAGCGGCGGCTGGTAG
- a CDS encoding ATP-binding protein, whose product MAHQLGLQLLLALLACNAIAMLYLQRTGALLHPLSRTLALERLITAYHAAEGLTPEDASHLLAAMQTHEAHFWVASKAVADTHDMRPEEQRLIADLRQRMPLPDSVRIGMQLERTSGANAREWVFSGAGWAPLRLRTSIDLPNGGYLNAIQHPTGSYEWTRILSYSLPVTTLPVLLIVFFFMRRVVQPVNNLAQATERVSRGEWIAPLPLQGPQEARDLTHAFNVMQERIARHVEGRTRMLAAISHDLNTPITELRLQIELLDDDPARDDMLESLDELQAMVRETLNFVRGDAVQEDTVRMSLSDLLDDLARRYASMGQAIGWQRGAEIVCHCRPLALKRALTNLIDNALRHAGDAHLSAWTAGGEIIVQVLDHGPGIEQAWLSQVFEPFVQLGQRNSDHSQGGGLGLGLAIARACIQAHGGELILENRPPAGLCAVVRLPEACIP is encoded by the coding sequence ATGGCCCATCAACTGGGCCTGCAGCTGCTGCTGGCGCTGCTGGCCTGCAATGCAATTGCCATGCTCTACCTGCAACGCACCGGCGCGTTGCTGCACCCGCTGTCGCGCACCCTGGCGCTGGAACGGCTGATCACCGCCTATCATGCGGCCGAGGGCCTGACGCCCGAAGACGCCTCGCACTTGCTGGCGGCCATGCAAACCCATGAAGCGCATTTCTGGGTCGCCAGTAAAGCGGTGGCCGATACCCACGACATGCGCCCCGAAGAACAGCGGCTGATCGCCGACCTGCGCCAGCGCATGCCGCTGCCCGACAGCGTGCGGATCGGCATGCAACTGGAACGCACCAGCGGCGCCAATGCCCGCGAATGGGTGTTCAGCGGCGCCGGCTGGGCGCCTTTACGGCTGCGTACCAGCATCGACCTGCCCAACGGCGGCTACCTCAATGCCATACAGCACCCCACGGGCAGTTACGAATGGACCCGCATTCTTAGCTACAGCCTGCCGGTCACCACCCTGCCGGTGCTACTGATCGTGTTCTTCTTCATGCGCCGGGTGGTGCAACCGGTCAATAACCTGGCCCAGGCCACCGAACGGGTCAGCCGCGGCGAATGGATCGCGCCACTGCCCTTGCAGGGTCCGCAGGAAGCCCGTGACCTGACCCACGCCTTTAATGTCATGCAAGAACGTATCGCCCGACATGTAGAAGGCCGCACCCGAATGCTGGCGGCGATCAGTCATGACCTCAATACGCCGATCACCGAATTGCGCCTGCAAATTGAACTGCTCGACGACGACCCTGCCCGCGACGACATGCTGGAAAGTCTCGATGAGTTGCAGGCCATGGTCCGCGAAACCCTGAACTTCGTGCGCGGCGATGCGGTGCAGGAAGACACGGTGCGGATGTCATTGAGCGATCTGCTTGACGATCTGGCCCGCCGCTACGCCAGCATGGGGCAGGCCATCGGCTGGCAGCGCGGCGCGGAGATTGTCTGCCATTGTCGGCCGCTGGCGCTCAAACGCGCGCTGACCAACCTGATCGACAATGCCTTGCGCCATGCCGGCGATGCGCATCTCAGTGCCTGGACAGCCGGCGGCGAGATCATCGTGCAAGTGCTGGATCACGGGCCGGGCATCGAACAGGCCTGGCTGAGCCAGGTGTTCGAGCCGTTCGTGCAGCTTGGTCAGAGAAACTCAGACCATAGCCAGGGCGGCGGGTTGGGCCTGGGGCTGGCGATTGCCCGCGCCTGCATCCAGGCCCATGGCGGCGAGTTGATCCTGGAGAATCGCCCGCCCGCCGGGTTGTGCGCGGTGGTGCGGCTGCCAGAGGCCTGCATTCCGTAG